The DNA sequence ATTTGTCATTGCTCCTGCTTCTTGTTCGTTGAGTAGGGCTTAGATCTGTGTGTTTTCAGGCTGTCATTAGCTAGATTTTTAGAGGGGGGTTACCATCTAAGTTCCTGGTAGTTTAGGCTTCATTTTAAAAGTAGATAAGCTTTGGGTTAACTGCGAATAGGTAGATTGTAGATTCTCGTATTAGTGCCGGTCTCCCGACCTCCTAGACTGACTTTGAGTGGTGCCTCCACTATAGGTATGGCCCAGCGTCTTGTCATGAAGGCTCCCGGCGCGAGGGTGCAGCTGTACGACCGGTATGCTTGGGTGACTTCAAATGTGAAGGAATCCCCCAACCAAATGACCTTAGAGGAACTTGACGAGTTTCGGCAAGCCGACTACCTCTGCGGAGGGGTGATGAGGAAGACAATTACTAGGTTTTCATCCCCGCCGCTAACAAACGGATATTCCAACTGAATCTACACTCTCCCCGGGTCCCCTATTGGATCTGGTTTTATAAGGCGATGTTCACCCAGCTGGGAGTTCGTATCCCCTTTTCTCCTTTTCAAATGGTGCTACTCAACCGATGTGATGTGGTGCCGTCTCAGTTACATCCGAACAGCTGGACTTCTATCCGCTGTTTCGAAATGGTATGTGAGTATTTAGAGCTGACGGCCTCCGTCGAGGTGTTTCTCTTCCTTTTTACCCTGACGAATCCTTCTAAAGAGGGGAAGGCCAAAAAAGGCTTTATGTCTTTCCGGTCTGTCCTAGGTCGGAGGATCTTTGGCCTATTTGAGGATTCGTACCATGGTTTCAAGGATAAATACTTTAAGGTCTGTCCGGCTGAGGGTCGGCATCCTTTTTGGTTGACATTGGAGGGAGAACGCCGCATCCCGACCtattggagtttcggggcgggAGCCAACACCTTTACCAAGGTCACATACAAGGGGTTGTCTCCTGAGAACAAAAGGGTTGCCGACGTGTTGTTGGCCATTTTTGGGAGAAATCACGTTAATCCCCATCTCCTCATGGGTGATCCGGACATGGCTAGGAATTATATATGTGAGTAGTTGTTTAGTAGTGCACCCGTTCTTGATATTACTCCTGTTTATTCAACCGGTTTGACGACTAACTAGCTTCCTTGTTTTGTTTCAGTATCGATTGCTGGCGAGAAAGTTGTACTTGATGCTCTGTTCAATACCTTCCTTGCTGGCGATAGCGATGCCGACTCTGCTACCTAAGATCAGGAGTTACCTCCCGACAATGCCGTCGAGGCCGAAGCTCAATCCCAACCCACCCAGGGTGAGGTGATCGGGACTAGTGGTGGTCCGGGTCCCCAACCAGAGGTCGAGGTCGAGGCAGAGGATGAAGAGGTGATTGTCCTTAACAATCCGAGGAAGAGGAAACCATCTTCTAGCCCCGAGGGAGTTCTTACGGTGATGGAGAAGAACTTCGATGCCAGGAACTTTATTGATTCCCAGCTGCTCCCCGGCACGGAGGACTTCTTCCATGGTGGGGATCTCTCTTCGCAGGCCAGGTGGATGTACCGTGCCCTGCTCCGGGGAGCCGCCATAGCGAGGAAAGCGGAATCCACCCTGGCAGGGGCGCGGTCATTGGAGAACATGCTCGAGTCCTCCGTCCAAGCTAATAATAAATATAAGGTTGAAGTCCAGTCGCTTCGGGAGCAGCTAGCTAATGCTGAGGAGAAGGTCAAGACCTCCGATGCTGCCGTGGCACGGCTTACCGAGCGGGAGCTCACTTTGGAGGTTCAGCTCAACGCTGCTCAAGGCCGGGTGAAAGAGCTCGAGAAAGAACACGACGAAGCTCTCTCGTCGGTAACCACGGCCAAGAACGAGGCAGCTGATTTAAAAAAGAAGTACAAAGAGACCGTAAGGCAAGGTAAAAATGCCATCTTGATGACTGAGGAGGCCCTCAAAGCTCAAATGAAGCTGTTGGCTCCCGACTTTGACACCTCCGCAGTTAGCATTTTCAAGACCATCGAGGATGGCAAAATTGTTGATATGCCGAAGAAATGATGTGATCTTGCTTTTGTACTTTGATTTTTTGTAATACGTAGATCTTTGAATGCTATGTTTTAGTAAACTTGATTGATGTTTTGGCGAATATGTAACAAATTGCTCGTCCACTGTTTTGTCAGTAAATTCTTTGTTCGCTGTTTCTTACCATTTTGCTGGTAGTTAGCTATTTGCTTATGCTTGCTTACTTTTTCGTCGGGTAGTTACTGAACCGGATCGTGGATTTTAACATTTTGGTAGCCAGTTATTGTGGCGTTCGTTCTTAGTGGCTCGCAGGGTGATCAGTCCCGAGGTACCGTGTTGTTCTGTTGTTGATCACTTGGAAAAGTAAATTTGGTTAATTTGAGTAATTTTTGAAAGCGAAAAAATGAGATGACGAACTTCAAGTAAAACTAATTGGAAATAAACAACTAGTGGCAAGTAATATGAATATAAAGTAATGGCAAATAAGTAACAAAGGGCAAATAATCCAACATAAAGCAATACAGGTCTTACTCAACTGGTTGAACCAGTAGAATGCTTGCTCGCCTAGTGTGCCTCGGCTGCTAGGGATAGAATCTCCTTAAGTTACTCACGTTCCAAGTTCTTTGGACTTCCCTGCCATCCAGTCGTTCCAGTTTGTAGGCATCGTTGCCGAGCACTTCCTTCACCCTGTATGGGCCTTCccaatttgctgccagctttccttcccctgGTGTCGGGAGTCCAACATCGTTACGTTGTAGGACCAGGTCGTTCTGCTCAAACTCTCTCTTGAGTACTTTGGCATTGTAACGCAGGGCCATTCTTTGTTTCAACACTGTCTCCGATAAGTGGGCCATCTCCCTAGCTTCATCCACCAAGTCCTTTTCTACGGCCTCTTCGACTCCTCCCAGAAGTAGTCGTGGGCTCGGTTCACCGATCTCCATGAGTATTATTGCATCTACCCCATAGGTGAGCCGGAAGGGAGTCTCCCCGATACACGATTGCTGAGTTGTGCGATAGGACCAGAGGACCGATGCTAACTCGTCTGCCCATGCCGCCTTTTTCTGGTCAAGCCGCTTTTTGAGGCCTTGCAAGATGACCTTATTCACAGCCTCGACTTGGCCGTTCATTTGGGGTGTTCAACTGATGAGAACTTTTGCCTTATGCCCAAGCCGACGAGAAACTCTCTGAATTTCTTATCAGCAAACTGTATCCCGTTATCCGAGATAACGACCTCTGGGACTCCAAACCTGGCTATTACTTGCCTCCACATAAACTTCTGACAATTAGCCGAGGATTTGCTGGCCAATGGCTCGGCCTCTATCCACTTGGTATAATAATCGATGGCGACTATTAGGTACTTGACCTGCCCTGGTTCGACCGGGAAAGGTCCTAATAGATCGATTTCCCATTGTGAGAATGGTCGGGAGGCCATTAGTAGGCTTAGTTCAGCCGCTGGAGCTTTGTGAAAGTTGGCGttctcttggcatcttttgcaCCTTTTCACGAATTCCTTGGAATCTGCCATCATTGAGGGCCAGCAATAACCGGCCCTGACGAGCTTTCAGGCTAAGGCCTTCCCCCCAATGTGGTGGCCGCAACATCCCTCGTGGACTTTCCTAAGCACATAGTCCGTTTGGTCAGGACGCATGCACTTCAATAGGGTTTGTTTAAGCCCTTTATTAAACAACTGGCCCTGTATTATGGTATACTTGGCCGCTTCTCTTCTTAGCGCCTTTGTCGTCTTGTCGTCATCGGGGAGTTTGCCTTTTTTCAAGAAATCCATGATTGAGTCCACCCAGGAGGGGGGTTCGGCTGCCCGTGATACGTGTACAGTCACGATTGGTTCTTTCACTAGACCCTAAATAAGAGAGTGGTTCCCTGTTCCTGGCTTCGTGCTTGCCAGCTTTGACAAGAGGTCAGCCCGGGTGTTCCTTTCTCTCGGAACACGCTGCACCGTGATCTCGTCAAACTCCTCGCTTAGCTTTTTGACCCTCTCCAAATATTTCTGCAATAGTGAGTCTCTGGCTTGGTACGTTCCATTAAtctgtgatgtgacgacctgagAGTCGCTACATACCTCTACTCTAATGGCTCCGACCTCCCTTGCCAAGACTAGGCCTGCTTGATTGTTGGACACCGGGAATTCAAACTTGACTGATTGCTCATACACGACTCCGGTCAGACTTTCCAGGATGATCCCCGCTCCCCcgaacgtttggttggaggctccgtccacatggagcttccaccgtgtgctcGGCGTCTTGGGAAGGCTCCCCGTTACTTCTACCAGGAAGTCAGCCATGGCTTGGGCCTTAATCGCATGCCTGGGTTTGTATTGCAAgttgtccacatggagcttccaccgtgtgctcGGCGTCTTGGGAAGGCTCTCCGTTACTTCTACCAGGAAGTCAGCCATGGCTTGGGCCTTAATCGCATGCCTGGGTTTGTATTGCAAGTTGTACTGGGATAGTTTGATTACCCAAGTCATCATCCTACCCGCCAGATCGGGTTTCTAGAGTACTTGGAGAATTGCCTGGTCCGTCCTGATGATTATCTGGTGTCCTTGGAAGTACCGTCGCAGCCTGCGGGAGGAGGTCAGGAGTGCATATGCTAGCTTCTCCAACTTGCTGCATCTTAGCTCCGCCCCTTGTAGCACTTTACTTACGAAAAAGATCAGTTGCTGGATCTTCCCCTCTTCTCGCACCAAGACTGTTGCCAACGCCTCATCGGTTATTGCTTAGTAGAGATACAGTACTTCTCCGTTCTTAGGCTTCCCGAGGACAGGCGGTGCCGAGATTATCTCCTTGAAGTGTTTGAAGGATTCTTCACACGCCGGAGTCCATTCGAACGCTATCCCCtttttcatcaagttgaagaatggcAGAGCTTTAGCAGCTGACGCACCGAGGAAGCGTAATAGTGCGGTGAGTCTTCCTGCCAACCTCTGGACGTCTTTTATGTATCCCGGGCTTTTCATTTGTAGGATTGCTTCACATTTCTCTGGGATGGCCTCCACTCCTCTTTGGGTTATCATAAACCCCAAAAATTTTCCAGCTTCCATGGCGAAGGCGCACTTGAGTGGATTAAGCCTCATGTCGTGTCGCCGGAGAGAAGCGAACACGTTCTCTAGGTCACCTATGAGGTCCTCAGCCTTGGTGGTTTTTACCAGAACGTCGTCTACGTACACTTTCACCGTCTTGCCGATAAGATCGttgaatatcttgttcatcagcctttggtacgtAGCTCTTGCGTTCTTTAGTCCTAACGGCATCACCTTGTAGCAGTACGTCCCTTCTAGCGTGATAAACGCCGTCTTCTCTTCGTCTGgctggtgcatcggtatctggttgtagccagaatatgcgtccatgaaacACAGATACCGGTATCCTGCCGCCGCGTCGACAAGAGCATCAATATTGGGGAGGGGGAAGGAGTCCTTGGGGCATGTCTTGTTGAGGTCAGAGTAatccacgcacattctccattttccACTGGGCTTTTTAACCAGAACTACATTCGACAGCCAAGTCGAGTAGTCGAGTTCCCGGATGAACCCCGCTTCTAGCAGGCTGGCCGTTTGTCTGGCCACCTCTTCAGCCCTCTCCCGggacatttttcttcttctttgtgctaTCAGCTTGGCTTCTGCTCTCACAGCTAGGTGGTGTAACATGAACTGGGGATCTATCCCCGGCATGTTGGCTGGCGTCCAGGCGAATAGGTCGCCCTTAGCTCTGATAATTTCCATCAAAGGTTATTTCAAGTTATGGGAAAGGTTTCTGTTCACGAAAGTGAACTTTTCCTCCGAATCACTGACCCTGAACTTCTCGAGGTCCCCTTCGGGCTGAGGCTTGGGTTTGTCGTTGACCCTGGCATCCAGATCGGCGAGGAAGACCCCAGCtgcttctttggactttttcCTCAAGGAGAGGCTGGCGTTGTCGCATGCGACCACCGTTTCCAAATCTCCCCTGATGGATCCCACCGACCCATCATCAGCGACAAACTTCATCTTTAGTAGCTTTATAGAAATCATTGCTCCAAATTCATTGATAGTTTTTCTTCCCAGGATGAGGTTATAGGCCATGGAGTCTCTTAAGACCACGAACTCTGCCATTACCGACCTCTTCCCTCGACCCCCTCCTATAGATACTGGCAAGGAGACTATCCCATCAAGTTTGATGAAGTTGTCCCCTAAGCCGACCACGCCGTGCAGGTGGGTCTCTAGATCGGTGTCCCGTAGGCCCAAAGCATCGAACACATtgtggaacatgatgtttgagtccGCTCCAGTATCTACTAGGATTCGCTTCACTATGCCGGTTCCGACTCTAGCCGTGGTCACCATGGGAGGGTTCTCCGGTAAGTCGTGAAACCATTGGTCCTCGGGGCCGAATGATATTGACGATATCCTTCTGGAGGGAGGCGTGGAACTGGACGAGGACACGACTAATACTTTAGCGTCTTTTCTTCttgcccagctgttcggatgtaaCTGAGACGGCGCCACATCACATTGGTTGAGTAGCACAATTTGAAAAGGAGAAAAGGGGATACGAACCCCCAGCTGGGTGAACATCGCCTTATAAAACCAGATCCAATTGGGGACCTGGGGAGAGTGTAGATTCAGTTGGAATATCCGTTCGTTAGCGGCGGGAACGAAAACCTGGTAATTGGCTTCCTCATCACCCCCTCCGCAGAGGTAGTCGGCTTGCCGGAACTCGTCAAGTTTCTTTAAGGTCATTTGGTTGGGGGATTCCTTCACATCTGAAGTCACCCAGGCATACCGGTCGTACAGCTGCACCCTCGCGCCGGGAGCCCTCATGACAAGACGCTGGGCCATACTTACAGTGGGGCCACCACTCAAAGTCAATCTAGAAGGTCGAGAGGCCGGCACTAATACCAGAATCTACAATCTACCTATTTGCAGTTAAACCAAAGCTTATCTACTGCCAAAATGAAGCCTAAACTACCAGGAACTTAGATGGTAACCCCTCCCTAAAAATCTAGCTAATGACAGCCTAAAAACACACAGATCTAGGCCCTACTTAACGAACAAGAAGCAGGAGCAATGACAAGTACCTAATCtggaaaaaataaaaacgaaaagaTTTGGAAGAAGAAAAATATACTTACCAGAAAAGTAGTTTGCAAGGAAGAAGTAAGAGGGCAGGAAGGAGGACGATCGCAGGCAGTAGGCCAATGCAAGCAAATTCAAGAAACGAGAGAGGGAATAGAGAATGCAGTGCAGAGGTAGTTTGGAAGCAGAGGAAATGAGTGGAAAAGAAAGGGAAGGAAGAGAAACGAAAGAATAACCGCTCTAGAGAAGCGCAAAAGTCAGGGGCAAAATAGACTTTTTCCCCCTGCTTTCAAATCAGCAATAAATGCACTTAATGGTGGGCGCGAGAAATGAAGCGACAAGCAGCGCTTTCCTGATGCGACCAAACCCTCACGCGCGTAAAAGACACGTCCTGACCACGAGCGACCGACGAATCGACGACACGCGAAAGAGAGAGCAGAACGCGCCAACAACGGCACTCACGGCCATAGCTGGCGCATTGGGGGTACTGTTACGGCCTAGCCCAGCTGGCCTAATAGCCGATCTGGCCCACGAGTAACCTGACCCGCGCGGGAATAACCTGTCCAGACGCGCGACCCGGACACCGGCACCCCCGCTGCCAACCGCATGACAGCTGGGAAAGGAAGCTTCTTAGAAGGAGACCCCTGCCCTACTGATAgggtatatatggggagggtcctacccctcccccaaggtacatCACTACCACCCTTACTCTCATAACTGCCTGCATACTTTCTGACTTAGgcgtcggagtgtcattgcaagTGGCTCCCCCCACACTTCACAAAGAACTCGGGAGATCGTCTGCTCACGCGTCTGGCACACAAGCTCAGATCCAAGTTGATTCCCACCTCTTTACCTGGAGCACCTCTCCACCCGTCCGGAACCCCAagtaattgaaaaaatttaataaaaccttTGATATTTATTACAAAAACGTTAAAcattattaaatttgtttattttataataaattttaaatattaaattaaaatatatatatatatatgttgggaataagtagtatgaccacaatccaatcaatcacgtgtcaaataatttgttattgttattatattaaaatgttaatataataaggtccttgattaaatttatagatttatcattgtgatagtgatcataatattgagagataaatcttttataatttaatctaaattgttcttggtcataggattattaaaaaggacattaataatctggaaagactaatatatatatatatatatatatatatatatatatatatatatatatatatatataatggtcttcattggatgaagattaatagatctcatttattaaattatatatatagatggtgcatatagagatatgaccattgaactgactcactttgagaattcctaatggttataattaccgtatatttttcaataggatattctcaagatgaacacagtaatagagtttcctttgacctgcgactgtcatagtaattaacaatgtatttattatactttgattccggacacctaataccctagggtgcttgttgaatggatattgggtatgatttaaatacttgtagaattaatgattagtcaataaggaatccgtcaactctcggtaaagagtttgagctctatgattataatgattgagatgaataaaaccttggctaaggggattgaatgaatgaagaaatgagtttcttaggtcattcacagttcattataacaatggtaacaagttagagtttgacaattaaaccatactctaaaggttaaccaagagctggaaagatggaaggaattatactttgttcttctgaggttcttagtaaaaatatattacttcatactatcgggtcgttaaggagtgttgctagacgccaatcttgattagtaaatttagtatgactaatttactactcgcttagtattgaacctatggggtcacacactaacgagtgttctaatctttgctgtagaattatttaattattaatttgatttgatcaaataaataattatattaattcaaatggaatattattatattttttgctagcaccaaaaatataataatagtatgataattgagaatattaaatgagatttgagaataattagttattctatttctgattttgaattataaaattggatgagatccaaatcgattatgttttaaattgttatgatatgattcataaaatttaaaggattcagatttggaatttaaagatatgatttaaatttgaattgagaatcaaatttaaaatcagtaacaaatctcatactatatatatgtatgccaagagtagaggaatgTGAAAGAGACGAGAATAAAACACaagggttttattcctttacctctacacacataaatgtatgtgagcctgattcttggagaagaatttaatggcgtgcaaagagttgcaagaggtttctcaatttagatcagatgtccattagTCAAGAAGTTGACAGCAAATGTTgatctcggtgtggatacgcatagcgccttcgtaccatcgaaggagaaagtgatttttactaaagcgtctaaaggtatttagatctgatctatatattaaatattattggaataaagtttaaacacaaaataaatctttaagaattattttattttgaattactttatttttttccgccgcgtgttatgaacacatggtaatccttcatatatatatatatatatatatatacaatgttGTCGATAGCGTCAATCCTATGTGAACTTAATTCTAGTCCCGTAGTAGGTTGCTAAAGATTCACAAGACCAAGAattcaattttataaaaaaagattGTAGAGCCAAAAGCACCCATAAAACAAGAAGACTAGCGCAAAAGCTCTTATGGCCATATAGCATTGCccatttaattataaaaagaaaatatcatgTGATTAAAGCTCTAAAATAGTCTTCAAAATTCTAATTGTACTATTTATATCATGAGATTAATCTACGAAAACCACATAATTCCAGAGTCTATTTTCAATAGTGACTTACTAAACGGAGTGATAAGTTGGTATTATCATATCTCATTAGACACTACAACATCAGTTAGCTGATAgttgtttatttaatttgtattgtTCAAGTGTAACATTGTTATAGGAATTTCTATGTGAGATTTTGAGTAATCACTGCTTATCACTAAGCCTAACAACTATTTGCAGCACGTGTCTATTATTGATCTTGCCTTGACTCTTGCTTCCTAGATCGCTGCCAATGAATTTTACCCTTCGAAGTTTGTGGAAAATAAAATGGCGCGCGTTATATTACCACCATGCACTATGCAATAATATTGCAATGCATCAGATCAACCCAACAGATTTAAACAAATGACTTTATTAAtgtttgtatatttttatatatttttagttcaaagctttattttcattattcttttgtaatttcaaaatacttattttatattattgataATTCTCtttaatctaaaatatttttattaatttttactatGCAACTTTTGCTGATTTCTTTAGAATTGAATGTTTAGCgtaaactgtttttttttttttaattattattaaaagaatGAAAGGAGTGATCAGTAGTGATTATTCAAAAA is a window from the Arachis hypogaea cultivar Tifrunner chromosome 17, arahy.Tifrunner.gnm2.J5K5, whole genome shotgun sequence genome containing:
- the LOC140180577 gene encoding uncharacterized protein — encoded protein: MNGQVEAVNKVILQGLKKRLDQKKAAWADELASVLWSYRTTQQSCIGETPFRLTYGVDAIILMEIGEPSPRLLLGGVEEAVEKDLVDEAREMAHLSETVLKQRMALRYNAKVLKREFEQNDLVLQRNDVGLPTPGEGKLAANWEGPYRVKEVLGNDAYKLERLDGREVQRTWNVSNLRRFYP